Proteins encoded in a region of the Desulfovibrio legallii genome:
- a CDS encoding flagellin — protein LGALQNRLENTISNLTTQAENLQAAESRISDVDVATEMTNFVRNQILTQSAVAMLSQANSMPQMALSLIGG, from the coding sequence ATTTGGGCGCTTTGCAGAACCGGCTGGAAAACACCATCAGCAACCTGACTACCCAGGCAGAAAACCTGCAGGCGGCGGAATCGCGCATTTCCGATGTGGACGTGGCCACGGAAATGACGAACTTCGTGCGTAATCAGATCCTCACCCAATCCGCTGTGGCCATGCTTTCGCAGGCCAACAGCATGCCACAGATGGCGCTTTCGCTCATAGGCGGCTAA